The proteins below are encoded in one region of Coffea arabica cultivar ET-39 chromosome 4c, Coffea Arabica ET-39 HiFi, whole genome shotgun sequence:
- the LOC113740330 gene encoding NAP1-related protein 1-like translates to MVADKGKKQKIAEKGDDENNNNNNSDPIDGELVLSIEKLQEIQDDLEKINEEASDKVLEIEQEFNEKRKPIYDKRTEIVKSIPDFWLTAFMSHPALGELLTEEDQKIFKHLSSIEVEDSKDVKSGYSITFNFSPNPYFEDKKLTKTFTFLDEGTTKVTATSIKWKEGMGLPNGVANEKKGNKRVHADESFFSWFSGNEQKDDELDDIHDEIAEIIKDDLWPNPLTYFHTDADEEDFDDEEGDDEEKGSDDTEDDDDEPDDDEEDENGDED, encoded by the exons atggtTGCTGACAAAGGTAAAAAGCAGAAAATTGCTGAAAAAGGAGATGatgaaaacaacaacaacaacaactcaGACCCCATTGATGGAGAGCTCGTTCTCTCCATTGAAAAGTTGCAAGAGATCCAGGATGACCTCGAGAAG ATCAACGAGGAAGCAAGTGATAAGGTCTTGGAGATAGAACAGGAGTTCAATGAAAAGCGAAAGCCCATATATGATAAGAGAACTGAAATTGTCAAATCTATTCCAGACTTCTGGTTAACTGCT TTTATGAGTCATCCTGCTTTGGGTGAACTTTTAACTGAAGAAGACCAAAAG ATTTTCAAGCATCTGAGTTcaattgaagttgaagattcTAAAGATGTGAAATCGGGTTACTCTATTACGTTT AACTTCAGTCCAAATCCTTATTTTGAAGATAAAAAGCTTACAAAGACTTTTACCTTCCTCGATGAAGGAACTACGAAAGTCACTGCAACTTCAATTAAATGGAAAGAGGGAATG GGCCTTCCTAACGGAGTAGCTAATGAGAAGAAAGGTAACAAGAGAGTGCATGCTGACGAAAG CTTCTTTAGTTGGTTCAGTGGAAACGAGCAAAAAGATGATGAATTGGATGACATTCATGATGAG ATTGCTGAGATAATTAAGGATGACTTATGGCCCAACCCCCTGACTTACTTTCACACT GATGCTGATGAAGAGGATTTTGATGACGAAGAAGGTGATGATGAG GAGAAGGGTAGTGATGACACGGAAGATGATGACGATGAAccagatgatgatgaagaagatgaaaatggTGATGAGGATTAG
- the LOC113740324 gene encoding probable LRR receptor-like serine/threonine-protein kinase At2g16250, producing MARIYDNWERLVDATIRREQLRLSALRTPSDLSLAASVSSSPSSSFRFSDFNFPIISVGDSFSYEQILRATGNLNESNLIKRGHSGDLFYGVFEDGIQVVVKKIEISSSVKRELAFISEVEVLGKVSHSRLVPFLGHCFENMKEGFLVYKYMPFKDLFSLYYKKTAPEHHEDLTSLDWVKRLKIAIGAAEGLCYLHNHCHPPLVHRDIQASSILLDDNFEVRLGSLTQVCSEEKDRTSPNTIARFLRLSKGSEQGTSGLGASDGTRAYDVYCFGKLLLELVTGKLVKDTSNNSSMEDLIANTLPYIIPSNQKLVLDILDSSLIVDKNVSTQVWAVAFVAKACLSPKPSKRPQMPQVLIALKHAKGPSFTISENPGQTMTKTLDGSEITGGFILS from the exons ATGGCTAGAATTTACGACAACTGGGAAAGACTTGTAGATGCCACAATCCGCAGAGAGCAGTTGAGACTCAGCGCTCTAAGGACCCCAAGTGACCTTTCCTTAGCAGCATCTGTGTCATCTTCCCCCTCGTCCTCCTTTAGATTCAGTGATTTCAATTTTCCCATCATTTCGGTCGGGGATTCATTTAGTTATGAACAAATTCTTCGAGCCACTGGGAACTTGAACGAGTCCAATCTCATCAAGCGTGGACACTCGGGGGATCTCTTTTACGGTGTTTTTGAAGATGGGATTCAGGTGGTGGTTAAGAAGATTGAGATTTCAAGCTCAGTCAAGAGGGAGCTGGCGTTTATATCAGAAGTGGAAGTTCTTGGCAAGGTTTCACATTCTAGATTGGTCCCTTTCCTGGGGCACTGTTTTGAGAACATGAAAGAGGGGTTCCTTGTTTACAAGTACATGCCATTTAAGGATCTGTTTTCCTTGTACTATAAAAAAACTGCTCCAGAACATCACGAAGATTTAACGTCGTTGGATTGGGTAAAGAGGTTGAAGATTGCAATTGGAGCTGCCGAAGGTCTGTGCTACCTACACAATCATTGTCATCCGCCCCTTGTTCACAG AGATATTCAAGCTAGCAGTATACTTCTTGATGATAACTTTGAGGTCCGGTTAGGAAGCCTTACTCAAGTATGTTCTGAAGAAAAAGACAGAACCAGTCCGAACACGATTGCCAGGTTCCTACGGTTGTCAAA GGGATCTGAACAAGGCACTTCTG GGCTTGGTGCATCTGATGGAACTCGTGCCTATGACGTTTATTGCTTTGGAAAGCTTCTGCTTGAACTAGTTACTGGCAAACTGGTTAAGGATACTTCCAATAACTCCAGTATGGAGGATTTGATTGCAAATACTCTGCCTTACATCATTCCATCCAATCAGAAACTTGTTTTAGACATTTTGGACTCGTCCTTAATCGTAGATAAGAATGTTTCAACGCAAGTTTGGGCAGTTGCTTTTGTTGCCAAGGCCTGCCTCAGTCCAAAGCCTTCTAAGCGACCTCAAATGCCACAGGTTCTGATAGCTTTAAAACATGCTAAAGGACCAAGTTTCACCATTTCTGAAAATCCAGGTCAGACAATGACAAAAACACTTGATGGATCTGAAATAACAGGTGGGTTTATACTGAGTTAG